A genome region from Brassica oleracea var. oleracea cultivar TO1000 chromosome C2, BOL, whole genome shotgun sequence includes the following:
- the LOC106323181 gene encoding uncharacterized protein LOC106323181 codes for MDVYNGEHTSFWYDSWSQLGCLNDLLGRGGTLAMGITDDSHVADVLAGHRRRRHRLSILNEVEEEIEKVRNRSEEDDIPLWKQNENTFANRFSTKKTWQSMRQAQPVCGWNKGVWFPQPAPKFSFVVWVAIRNRLPTYDRMKLWNNAVDETCVLCTEAEETCRHLFFGCRYSGKIWRELVEGIMGNEFTYEWNDIIDAISRQHQKTTKGFLLCYAFQVLVHSIWCERNARRHGEQPRDERIFISLWIRQ; via the coding sequence ATGGATGTTTATAATGGGGAGCATACATCTTTTTGGTATGATTCTTGGTCACAGCTTGGATGTTTGAATGATTTATTGGGGAGAGGAGGAACTTTGGCTATGGGTATCACTGATGATTCACATGTTGCTGATGTTCTAGCGGGGCACCGTAGACGAAGACATAGACTGAGTATTCTAAATGAGGTGGAGGAAGAAATTGAAAAGGTCCGAAATAGAAGTGAAGAAGATGATATCCCACTCTGGAAGCAGAATGAAAATACTTTTGCAAACAGATTCTCAACAAAGAAGACTTGGCAGTCTATGCGTCAAGCTCAGCCAGTCTGCGGTTGGAATAAAGGGGTATGGTTTCCTCAGCCTGCTCCTAAATTCTCTTTTGTTGTTTGGGTGGCTATACGAAACAGACTGCCAACATATGATAGAATGAAGCTTTGGAACAACGCAGTTGATGAGACTTGCGTTCTGTGTACAGAGGCTGAAGAGACTTGTCGGCATTTATTCTTTGGATGTAGATATTCGGGGAAAATCTGGAGAGAGTTAGTTGAAGGTATTATGGGTAATGAGTTCACTTATGAATGGAATGATATTATTGATGCTATTTCGAGACAGCATCAAAAGACCACGAAGGGATTTCTGCTTTGCTATGCCTTCCAAGTTTTGGTACATAGTATCTGGTGTGAGCGAAATGCTCGTCGCCATGGGGAGCAGCCAAGGGATGAGCGTATATTTATAAGTTTGTGGATAAGACAATAA
- the LOC106322714 gene encoding E3 ubiquitin-protein ligase RGLG2-like: MGTGNSKEKWRQRSSSSFTSASSPWASHQSYPQYPPPPPECAQPHSPSYTTQPYSQPPASQSYGNDKKRLERKYSKISDDYSSLEQVTEALAHAGLESSNLIVGIDFTKSNEWTGARSFNRKSLHFIGNTPNPYEQAIAIIGRTLAAFDEDNLIPCYGFGDASTHDQDVFSFNPEDRFCNGFEEVLGRYKEIVPQLKLAGPTSFAPIIDMAMTIVEQSGGQYHVLVIIADGQVTRSVDTENGQLSPQELKTVDAIVQASKLPLSIVLVGVGDGPWDMMREFDDNIPARAFDNFQFVNFTEIMAKNKAQSLKETEFALSALMEIPQQYKATLELSLLGRRNGKIAERFPLPPPMHGGASSYNKPKANRVPSFKPSVPSYPTESYTVRSSPAPPATTSASDNRICPICLSNPKDMAFGCGHQTCCDCGPDLQACPICRAPIQTRIKLY; encoded by the exons ATGGGGACAGGGAACTCTAAGGAGAAATGGAGACAGCGCTCTTCATCATCGTTTACGTCAGCTTCATCACCATGGGCTTCTCATCAATCCTATCCTCAGTATCCTCCTCCACCTCCTGAGTGTGCACAACCTCATTCACCTTCATATACTACTCAGCCTTACTCTCAGCCGCCGGCTTCTCAAAGTTATGGCAATGATAAGAAGAGGCTGGAGCGCAAGTATTCAAAAATCTCCGATGATTACTCCTCTTTGGAGCAG GTGACAGAGGCTCTTGCTCATGCGGGTCTAGAATCTTCAAACCTCATTGTCGGTATTGATTTCACTAAAAGCAACGAGTGGACAG GAGCCAGGTCTTTCAATAGGAAAAGCCTACACTTCATAGGCAACACTCCCAACCCTTATGAGCAAGCCATTGCTATCATAGGAAGAACCTTAGCCGCTTTCGACGAGGACAACTTGATTCCATGCTATGGCTTTGGTGATGCTTCAACACATGATCAAGATGTGTTTAGTTTCAATCCAGAGGATAGGTTCTGTAATGGGTTTGAGGAAGTGCTTGGTCGATATAAAGAGATTGTGCCTCAGCTTAAGCTTGCAG GTCCCACCTCGTTTGCTCCGATCATTGATATGGCCATGACCATTGTTGAGCAGAGTGGTGGCCAGTATCACGTCCTAGTGATAATAGCAGATGGTCAG GTTACAAGAAGCGTTGACACTGAAAATGGACAGTTAAGTCCGCAAGAACTCAAGACTGTGGATGCTATCGTGCAAGCGAG TAAGCTTCCTCTATCAATCGTCTTGGTCGGCGTTGGGGATGGACCATGGGACATGATGAGGGAGTTTGACGATAATATTCCCGCCAGAGCTTTTGATAACTTCCAA TTCGTCAACTTCACAGAGATCATGGCAAAGAACAAAGCTCAGTCCTTGAAAGAAACAGAGTTTGCTCTTTCTGCTCTCATGGAGATTCCTCAACAGTACAAGGCCACCTTAGAGCTTAGCCTTCTAGG AAGAAGAAACGGGAAGATCGCGGAACGGTTCCCACTTCCACCTCCAATGCATGGTGGAGCATCGTCCTACAATAAGCCAAAGGCTAATCGTGTTCCAAGTTTTAAACCGAGTGTACCTTCTTATCCTACTGAAAGCTATACTGTAAGGTCTAGTCCTGCGCCACCCGCTACAACCTCAGCTTCTGATAACCGG ATATGTCCGATTTGTTTGAGCAATCCTAAAGACATGGCATTTGGTTGTGGACATCAG ACTTGCTGCGACTGTGGACCTGATCTTCAAGCGTGTCCAATTTGCCGTGCACCGATCCAGACAAGAATTAAACTCTACTGA